The following are encoded in a window of Haliotis asinina isolate JCU_RB_2024 chromosome 14, JCU_Hal_asi_v2, whole genome shotgun sequence genomic DNA:
- the LOC137261421 gene encoding uncharacterized protein, whose amino-acid sequence MERRGLRASHRCDGQLTRQKCILNIEAPRHRGDKFKKILQPILRRFDPSSLCVHIQEHGTLSKLPHGTKFQHGDSIPRYQDNKALLSTPALAVMLFLQERGTASVQDVQKCFKRHPWRVHHKIELQSKRTPSVKVAQQEFYSLSREYPLWSVCPVYSGFEHLRLNLFVNNFSDMVEFYRLVTDSEMESTKPDFCLFPVSGDGELQVMLCLKRCKHLRPFPLSCASIRFRVRNIVNLRYVLRTDLRQIGENAYITTDPDGNHVILEEVNHIPSSSSCHKDKTSHVDDVICDVTSLKSVCGSHDSGRYSDSDQCSCELDLKESKKVHFNERTFEYNSDFTRDVTMTDKRKEKRVKCMNSIRDMELSFEDYYDEMSQNCYPGMVIAHARMIENPNEIAAKSGNVICGHYWSQNRKEGHSDQRKWSRIQSSTRVPIVTVTDCSGNVHNCIERVIHPNTTHPESNSYVEPVYENIPYGIAGSKDQSCDAILCVSNESVSENAWFVIRESENKSLLKASTRSGGVGGVCEIPIHRKEGTLTSFSNGWESVKGEACFVKNLREDVMRKRQVKPVYI is encoded by the coding sequence ATGGAGCGACGTGGGCTGCGGGCGTCGCACCGATGTGACGGACAACTCACAaggcaaaaatgcattttgaacATAGAAGCCCCACGTCACCGGGGCGATAAATTTAAGAAGATTCTACAGCCAATTCTACGCAGGTTCGACCCGTCCAGCCTCTGTGTTCACATCCAAGAACATGGAACACTCAGTAAACTACCTCATGGAACGAAATTCCAACATGGCGACAGTATTCCTCGTTACCAAGATAACAAAGCTTTACTCTCGACCCCAGCGCTCGCTGTGATGTTGTTCCTTCAAGAACGAGGAACAGCATCTGTTCAGGACGTACAGAAATGCTTTAAGAGACATCCGTGGAGGGTACACCATAAGATTGAACTTCAGAGTAAACGCACTCCTTCGGTCAAGGTCGCTCAACAGGAGTTTTATTCGCTGTCTCGAGAGTATCCTCTGTGGTCCGTTTGTCCGGTTTATTCAGGTTTTGAACATCTTCGTTTGAACTTATTCGTGAACAATTTTTCTGACATGGTGGAGTTTTATCGTCTGGTGACAGATTCGGAGATGGAGAGTACTAAACCTGACTTCTGTTTGTTTCCTGTGTCTGGTGATGGAGAGCTTCAAGTGATGTTGTGTCTGAAGCGGTGCAAGCATCTCAGGCCATTTCCTCTTTCCTGTGCTAGCATCCGCTTCAGGGTTCGGAATATTGTGAACCTCAGATATGTGCTCAGGACCGATTTGCGTCAGATTGGTGAAAATGCATACATCACGACGGATCCAGACGGAAATCACGTGATTTTAGAAGAAGTCAACCATATTCCCTCCAGCTCGAGCTGTCACAAAGACAAAACGTCACatgttgatgacgtcatttgtgacgtcacaagtttAAAGAGTGTGTGTGGAAGCCATGACTCGGGTAGATATTCTGACAGTGACCAGTGTTCATGCGAGTTGGATTTGAAAGAATCGAAAAAAGTGCATTTTAATGAACGAACTTTTGAATACAACTCAGACTTCACGCGTGACGTCACCATGACTGATAAACGAAAGGAAAAACGCGTGAAATGTATGAACAGTATTAGAGACATGGAACTGAGTTTTGAGGATTATTATGATGAAATGTCTCAAAACTGTTACCCTGGAATGGTCATTGCGCATGCGCGGATGATTGAAAATCCAAACGAAATCGCAGCCAAATCAGGAAACGTGATCTGTGGACACTACTGGTCTCAAAACAGAAAGGAGGGACATTCTGACCAGCGCAAATGGAGCAGGATTCAGTCGTCTACAAGGGTTCCCATCGTGACTGTTACAGATTGTTCGGGGAATGTTCATAACTGTATCGAGAGAGTAATTCACCCAAACACAACCCACCCCGAATCAAACAGTTACGTAGAACCCGTATATGAAAACATTCCATACGGAATTGCAGGCTCAAAAGACCAAAGTTGTGACGCCATTTTGTGTGTTTCGAACGAATCTGTATCAGAGAATGCCTGGTTTGTTATCAGGGAGTCAGAAAACAAATCATTGCTGAAGGCCTCAACACGATCGGGCG